In a genomic window of uncultured Flavobacterium sp.:
- a CDS encoding TonB-dependent siderophore receptor, whose protein sequence is MKHIILMLLVFSSSQFIQSQNINKKVNDSIAQDSIKRNELQTVEIIGRSTKKYNSDYSFAATKTAALNKDIPQSISTITKELIADKGAFYLADAVKMASGVIPASYYNQYTIRGISQNEEGQIVNGMRTRQYYFLQPLTNNIERVEVIKGPSSATFSSVDPGGSINLVTKKPLAVNRKEVSLSVGSFSTLRGTLDFTGPLNESKTLLYRVNGAYQEAKSFRDLVSNKSFLISPSFSYIPNEKTAINTELILSNMTGTLDRGQPIFGAVAGVTNLNQTPISLNLGAPSDYFKSKEMILMTNFTHKFNSKIGFNAQYMKQTWTENLQEHRTTNAFAVDMNNKPVTSLAMMQFVQRQQYWDIDNLSTYFNFDLKTGKLKHKLLAGYDLSSWNKTKGGGQNAARGYLLKDGTVASTFVAANAANYQTTTIDGVVLPKPNVNYFNLNNPVYTLTSPEDYTLNVRTALPSALTTTNAIYIQDQIQWEKFTFLLGLRNEWFEDITNYETNKELTVKKTALLPRVGLTYAINNEINVYTTYLEGYQPQSNTVTLMPQTGSLPAGSLFDPLESNLKEVGVKATFFNNSMSFNAAVYEINQRNILMNANDAANPDLLVTRGAERSRGFECDLAGYITPDWQINASYSYIDAKITNDRDPSLIGARKQNTPKNSANLWTRYNFNSDSGLKDLGVGFGMQYQSSKVPWFTRAFTLPDFTVFDAALYYKPNKSNMQIALNAGNLFNKTYWLGAQNYLRLFPGAPRNFSLTVTYKF, encoded by the coding sequence ATGAAACATATAATTTTAATGCTATTAGTATTCAGCAGTTCGCAGTTTATTCAATCGCAAAACATAAATAAAAAAGTAAACGATAGTATTGCCCAGGATTCTATTAAACGAAATGAACTTCAAACTGTTGAAATCATTGGTCGTTCGACTAAAAAATACAATAGCGATTATTCTTTTGCAGCGACAAAAACAGCCGCATTAAATAAAGATATTCCGCAATCTATCTCGACAATCACAAAGGAATTAATTGCTGACAAAGGCGCTTTTTATCTTGCTGATGCTGTAAAAATGGCAAGTGGCGTAATTCCGGCGAGTTATTACAATCAATATACAATTCGCGGAATTAGTCAAAACGAAGAAGGTCAGATTGTAAACGGAATGCGAACACGACAGTATTATTTTCTACAGCCTTTAACCAATAATATCGAACGTGTCGAGGTTATAAAAGGTCCTTCGAGCGCTACATTTTCGTCAGTTGATCCCGGCGGAAGTATTAATTTGGTGACTAAAAAACCTCTCGCAGTAAACCGAAAAGAAGTGAGTTTGAGCGTAGGAAGTTTTAGCACTTTACGCGGAACTCTTGACTTTACAGGACCGCTAAACGAATCTAAAACCTTATTATATCGTGTTAACGGAGCGTATCAGGAAGCAAAATCATTTCGGGATTTGGTGAGTAATAAATCGTTTTTGATCTCTCCATCATTCAGTTATATTCCGAATGAGAAAACAGCAATTAATACTGAATTAATTCTAAGCAACATGACGGGAACTCTCGATCGCGGACAACCTATTTTTGGTGCTGTTGCCGGAGTTACGAATCTAAATCAAACGCCAATTAGTTTAAATCTGGGCGCTCCAAGTGATTATTTTAAATCGAAAGAAATGATTTTGATGACGAATTTCACTCATAAATTCAATTCAAAAATTGGATTTAATGCTCAATATATGAAACAAACCTGGACGGAAAACCTTCAGGAACACAGAACTACAAATGCTTTTGCGGTCGATATGAACAATAAACCTGTTACAAGTCTGGCGATGATGCAATTTGTGCAACGTCAGCAATATTGGGACATTGACAATTTAAGTACTTATTTTAATTTTGATTTAAAAACCGGAAAACTCAAACATAAACTACTGGCAGGTTACGATTTAAGCAGTTGGAACAAAACCAAAGGCGGCGGACAAAATGCTGCAAGAGGTTATTTGCTAAAAGACGGAACTGTGGCAAGTACTTTTGTTGCCGCAAACGCTGCCAATTACCAAACTACAACAATTGACGGAGTTGTTTTGCCAAAACCAAATGTCAATTATTTCAATTTAAACAATCCTGTTTACACCTTAACAAGCCCTGAAGATTACACGTTAAATGTTAGAACTGCGTTGCCATCTGCGTTGACGACTACCAATGCAATTTATATTCAGGATCAGATTCAGTGGGAAAAATTCACTTTTTTATTGGGTTTGCGAAACGAATGGTTTGAGGATATTACCAATTATGAAACCAACAAGGAATTGACGGTAAAAAAAACGGCATTGTTGCCACGCGTGGGACTTACATATGCGATTAACAACGAAATCAACGTTTACACGACTTATCTTGAAGGTTATCAGCCACAATCGAATACGGTGACTTTAATGCCTCAAACGGGAAGTTTACCCGCCGGAAGTCTATTTGATCCGCTTGAAAGTAATCTGAAAGAAGTTGGTGTAAAAGCGACATTCTTTAATAATTCAATGAGTTTTAATGCAGCAGTTTACGAAATCAATCAGCGCAATATTCTAATGAATGCCAATGATGCTGCAAATCCGGATTTATTGGTCACAAGAGGCGCCGAAAGAAGCCGTGGTTTTGAGTGTGATCTTGCGGGTTATATCACTCCGGATTGGCAAATAAATGCTTCATACAGTTATATCGATGCCAAAATCACTAACGATCGTGATCCTTCATTAATTGGTGCCAGAAAACAAAACACGCCAAAAAATAGCGCCAATTTATGGACGCGCTATAATTTCAATTCCGATTCAGGTTTGAAGGATTTGGGCGTTGGTTTTGGGATGCAATATCAAAGCAGCAAAGTGCCTTGGTTTACAAGAGCTTTTACGCTTCCTGATTTCACCGTTTTTGACGCTGCTTTATATTACAAACCCAACAAAAGTAATATGCAAATTGCTTTGAATGCGGGCAATTTATTCAATAAAACATATTGGTTAGGCGCACAAAATTATTTGAGATTATTTCCCGGAGCACCAAGAAATTTCAGCCTTACCGTAACTTATAAATTTTAA
- a CDS encoding DUF3526 domain-containing protein gives MLALLFKNFIRSKGTKIGLFFLLIICFISLLIGQQFQQKQQNNITEAAIYQKEHIARNAAFHKDEIGLLLYYIKFSLVNKTLPINSLAIGQRDVNPSIQSVTIRGLEAQKYDSELNNPNNLLSGNIDFGFVLIYLFPLLIIAFSYNLISEEKESGTWKIVATQSQNTFLYILKLFYIRILTLIALLTIVLFIAILFLNIPFDKSLFTFYGLGILYILFWFAVSFFIVSLQQHSNFNAVILLTIWLFLIIILPATINTYIVNKYPIPEALELTVKQRNAYHEKWDMDKKITMDKFYHHYPQFKHYPLPNAEFSWLWYYAMQQAGDDDSAKQSRELETKLQQRNKASQLIAQFIPTLHTQIQLNEIAKSDLGNQLLFLKETKHFHEKMRLYFYPKIFDNADVSKENWSKFKVETFNDPSEISFMKAFLPLLLFNLLLIGFGWRNFRNQNI, from the coding sequence ATGTTAGCATTACTTTTTAAAAATTTCATACGATCAAAAGGAACCAAAATTGGACTCTTTTTTCTGTTGATTATCTGTTTTATAAGTCTTTTAATTGGACAACAATTTCAGCAAAAACAACAAAATAATATCACCGAAGCGGCAATTTATCAAAAAGAACATATTGCAAGAAATGCTGCTTTTCATAAAGACGAAATTGGACTTCTACTCTATTATATCAAGTTTTCTTTAGTCAATAAAACATTGCCAATTAATAGTTTGGCAATTGGTCAACGCGATGTAAATCCGTCGATTCAAAGTGTAACGATTCGTGGTCTTGAAGCTCAGAAATATGATTCAGAACTCAATAATCCGAATAATCTTTTGTCCGGAAATATCGATTTTGGATTTGTATTGATTTATCTTTTTCCACTTTTGATTATTGCTTTCTCTTATAATTTGATTTCGGAAGAAAAAGAAAGCGGAACCTGGAAAATTGTCGCGACGCAAAGCCAAAACACCTTTCTATACATTCTGAAGTTATTTTATATTCGAATTTTAACTCTGATTGCATTATTAACGATCGTACTTTTTATAGCAATATTGTTTCTGAATATTCCATTTGATAAATCACTTTTCACTTTTTACGGACTTGGAATTCTTTATATTTTATTTTGGTTTGCGGTAAGTTTTTTTATTGTTTCATTACAACAACATTCGAACTTTAATGCGGTTATTTTATTGACGATTTGGTTGTTTCTGATTATTATTTTACCGGCAACAATCAATACTTATATTGTAAATAAATATCCAATTCCAGAAGCTCTCGAATTGACTGTAAAACAACGAAATGCTTATCATGAAAAATGGGATATGGATAAAAAAATTACGATGGATAAATTCTATCATCATTATCCACAATTCAAACATTATCCTTTGCCAAACGCCGAGTTTAGCTGGCTTTGGTATTATGCAATGCAACAAGCGGGCGACGACGATTCGGCAAAACAATCGAGAGAATTAGAAACTAAATTGCAACAACGAAACAAAGCCAGTCAATTGATTGCGCAATTTATTCCCACTTTACATACTCAGATTCAGTTGAACGAAATTGCCAAATCTGACTTAGGAAATCAGCTTTTATTTTTGAAAGAAACCAAACATTTCCATGAAAAAATGCGTTTGTATTTCTATCCAAAAATCTTTGATAATGCTGATGTTAGCAAAGAAAACTGGTCTAAATTTAAAGTTGAAACATTCAATGATCCTTCAGAAATAAGTTTTATGAAAGCATTTTTGCCTTTATTGCTTTTCAATTTGTTGTTGATTGGTTTTGGATGGAGGAATTTTAGAAACCAAAACATATAA
- a CDS encoding DUF3526 domain-containing protein, whose protein sequence is MKSLHIEILIAKHLKNSVFKNKAVFIITLFIGIILLYAAFSGWENYTNQNETSEKYQHESREDWLKNPDKNPHRMAHYGNFAFRKSTPLSIFEFGMEPFFGNAIFLEAHKQNTANFSEAGFSNSMLRFGEISIAMVLQVLLPLLIFFLGFNSVAAERENGTLKLLLSQGINWKQLLIGKTLGIASVIMMLFLPTIIVLVFIWLLLQNFSISADETIKMVLFILFHFIYLMFFCVISVLISASSKTSKKALISLIGIWLVFTIILPRTTQAIGAYIYEAPSKIQFNSDIEKDILKQGDSHNPNDLHYKAIKDSLLRVYKVDSVQKLPFNYSGFIMTEGEKISSKIYNQHLENLLKVYEKQNSFSKTISFINPYIAIKNLSMGLSNTDYDSYIDFQKQAEDYRYKMAQKMNALQVKYISNNKPKPTDKPLTIGKEHWADLEEFHYEPKGIQDVLKSEIIALISIFLWIILLFIFIRIAAKNLKAI, encoded by the coding sequence ATGAAATCATTACACATAGAAATTTTAATCGCCAAGCATTTAAAGAACTCCGTTTTTAAAAATAAAGCGGTATTTATTATCACGCTTTTCATTGGTATTATTTTGCTTTATGCTGCGTTTTCGGGTTGGGAAAATTATACCAATCAAAACGAAACCAGTGAGAAATACCAACATGAATCGAGAGAAGACTGGCTAAAAAATCCAGACAAAAATCCACACAGAATGGCGCATTACGGAAATTTTGCCTTTAGAAAAAGCACGCCTTTAAGTATTTTTGAATTTGGAATGGAACCGTTTTTCGGAAATGCCATATTCTTGGAAGCGCACAAACAAAACACCGCCAATTTCTCTGAAGCAGGATTTTCAAACAGTATGCTTCGTTTTGGCGAAATCAGTATTGCGATGGTTTTACAGGTTTTATTGCCTTTATTGATCTTTTTCTTAGGCTTTAATTCGGTCGCAGCCGAAAGAGAAAACGGAACCTTAAAACTGCTTTTAAGTCAGGGAATCAATTGGAAACAGCTTCTAATTGGTAAAACACTAGGAATCGCTTCTGTTATTATGATGCTTTTTCTGCCAACAATTATCGTACTTGTTTTTATCTGGTTATTGCTTCAAAATTTTAGCATTTCTGCCGATGAAACAATCAAAATGGTATTGTTTATTCTGTTTCATTTTATATATCTGATGTTCTTTTGCGTTATTTCCGTTTTAATTTCGGCGTCAAGCAAAACATCCAAAAAAGCGTTGATTTCATTGATTGGAATTTGGCTTGTTTTCACGATAATTCTGCCAAGAACCACTCAGGCAATTGGAGCTTATATTTATGAAGCGCCTTCAAAAATTCAATTCAATAGCGATATTGAGAAAGATATTCTGAAACAAGGCGACAGTCATAATCCAAATGATTTGCATTATAAAGCTATTAAAGATTCGCTTTTGCGTGTTTACAAAGTCGATTCTGTGCAGAAACTTCCTTTTAATTATTCGGGATTTATTATGACCGAAGGCGAGAAAATAAGCTCTAAAATCTACAATCAGCATTTAGAAAATTTATTGAAGGTTTATGAAAAGCAAAACAGTTTTTCTAAGACAATTTCCTTTATAAATCCGTACATCGCTATCAAAAACTTATCGATGGGATTGTCCAATACAGATTATGATTCGTATATCGATTTCCAGAAACAAGCCGAAGATTATCGCTATAAAATGGCGCAAAAAATGAATGCATTGCAGGTAAAATATATCAGTAATAATAAACCAAAACCAACGGATAAACCTTTGACAATTGGCAAAGAACATTGGGCCGATCTGGAAGAATTTCATTATGAACCAAAAGGAATTCAGGATGTTTTAAAATCTGAAATTATTGCTCTTATCTCCATTTTTCTCTGGATTATATTGTTGTTTATTTTCATTCGAATTGCCGCTAAAAACCTTAAAGCCATTTAA